Proteins encoded together in one Hemiscyllium ocellatum isolate sHemOce1 chromosome 9, sHemOce1.pat.X.cur, whole genome shotgun sequence window:
- the LOC132818490 gene encoding putative C->U-editing enzyme APOBEC-4, whose translation MILQQNQSEATIITMTYEEYIAPQGTLVKPYYWLYSTERCPKCPYHIKTGEEARVSYIEFYETFGFPYAQPQSDRHLIFYELKLSSGTIVQKGQVTNCTLYQLHPESIFFDMDGYLDALLYSYEDIAYITIYSNYTPCNERAHCCITKINDFLFDFPSTRLDIYFSALYHTDDHFSESGWNREALHNLASLWPRVTLNPISSETWLTILHRFVNGVPRLTLYNTILPERAFADLSNAHQIAAITGVHPSYIDVVPQAKQYQMQHLKPPEMDVYPSSQVPSPAVNQMTLMAPYQLFQPYMNLTNKLPSPLYVQTHQQQDTKPKNVVRHLNMPNICKGETSTRSTPRDIQVTETVKILESPMGKRTKSKQQRKTGKRKKPTRRN comes from the coding sequence ATGATTTTGCAACAAAATCAAAGTGAAGCAACCATCATAACAATGACTTATGAAGAATATATTGCTCCTCAAGGAACACTGGTGAAACCTTACTACTGGCTGTATTCCACTGAAAGATGCCCAAAATGTCCCTATCACATCAAAACTGGAGAAGAAGCACGAGTTTCCTACATTGAATTTTATGAAACATTTGGATTTCCGTATGCTCAACCACAGTCTGACAGGCATCTGATCTTCTATGAACTGAAATTATCATCTGGTACTATAGTGCAAAAAGGACAAGTAACTAACTGCACTTTATATCAACTTCATCCAGAATCTATCTTCTTTGACATGGATGGCTACCTGGATGCACTGTTGTACTCATATGAAGACATTGCTTACATTACCATTTATTCCAACTACACCCCTTGTAATGAAAGAGCTCACTGCTGCATAACCAAAATAAATGATTTCTTGTTTGATTTTCCCAGCACAAGGTTGGACATATATTTCTCTGCACTCTACCATACGGATGATCACTTTTCCGAATCTGGGTGGAATAGAGAAGCTCTCCATAACTTGGCTTCACTTTGGCCAAGAGTGACCCTCAATCCCATCAGCAGTGAAACATGGCTGACAATTCTTCACAGGTTTGTGAATGGTGTGCCACGGCTAACTCTTTACAACACAATTTTGCCTGAAAGAGCTTTTGCAGACCTCAGCAATGCCCATCAGATAGCTGCCATTACTGGTGTTCATCCTTCTTACATAGATGTAGTACCCCAAGCAAAGCAATATCAAATGCAACATCTTAAGCCACCAGAGATGGACGTGTATCCTAGTTCACAAGTACCATCTCCAGCTGTGAATCAAATGACATTAATGGCTCCATACCAATTATTTCAGCCATACATGAATCTTACCAACAAGCTACCATCACCTTTGTATGTACAGACACATCAACAACAGGACACTAAACCAAAGAATGTTGTGAGACATCTCAACATGCCTAACATATGCAAAGGGGAAAcatcaacaagatcaacaccacgTGACATTCAAGTAACCGAAACAGTTAAAATTTTGGAATCTCCAATGGGTAAAAGAACGAAATCAAAGCAACAGAGGAAGACAGGGAAGAGAAAAAAACCTACAAGAAGGAATTAG